The following proteins are co-located in the Pseudarthrobacter siccitolerans genome:
- a CDS encoding DivIVA domain-containing protein gives MALTPEDVVNKRFQPTKFREGYDQDEVDDFLDEIVVELRRLNQENDELRKKLAEAGSSVPASTVAAPVVEKVPAPVKSDKDEAREKAEAEAKAAEERKKKDAQQAAPAAAAPAAAAPAAATASAESAAGLLAMAQQMHDRHVADGQAQKDKIIAEAQIEASSLVNDAQEKSRKILGALEQQRSVLERKVEQLRGFERDYRSRLKAYIEGQLRDLDARGSVATPEVSEAN, from the coding sequence ATGGCTTTGACGCCAGAAGACGTTGTCAACAAGCGCTTTCAGCCGACCAAGTTCCGCGAAGGCTACGACCAGGACGAGGTTGATGACTTCCTGGACGAGATCGTCGTCGAGCTCCGCCGCCTGAACCAGGAAAACGACGAACTTCGCAAGAAGCTCGCCGAAGCCGGTTCCAGCGTTCCGGCAAGCACCGTTGCCGCGCCCGTAGTTGAAAAGGTCCCCGCGCCCGTCAAGTCCGACAAAGACGAAGCCCGCGAGAAGGCCGAAGCGGAAGCCAAGGCGGCCGAAGAGCGCAAGAAGAAGGACGCCCAGCAGGCTGCCCCGGCAGCTGCCGCTCCGGCTGCTGCCGCGCCTGCCGCCGCTACCGCTTCAGCCGAGTCGGCTGCCGGCCTGCTCGCCATGGCCCAGCAGATGCACGACCGGCACGTCGCTGACGGACAGGCACAGAAGGACAAGATCATCGCCGAGGCGCAGATCGAAGCCAGCAGCCTGGTCAACGACGCTCAGGAGAAGTCCCGCAAGATCCTTGGTGCCCTCGAGCAGCAGCGTTCGGTGCTCGAGCGCAAGGTGGAGCAGCTGCGTGGCTTCGAGCGTGACTACCGTTCACGCCTGAAGGCTTACATCGAAGGCCAGCTGCGCGACCTTGATGCCCGCGGTTCAGTGGCTACGCCGGAAGTCAGCGAAGCCAACTAG
- the ftsZ gene encoding cell division protein FtsZ — protein sequence MAAPQNYLAVIKVVGIGGGGVNAVNRMIEVGLRGVEFIAINTDAQALLMSDADVKLDVGRELTRGLGAGANPEVGKQAAEDHADEIEEVLRGADMVFVTAGEGGGTGTGGAPVVARIARSLGALTIGVVTRPFTFEGRRRAGSAEAGIDALRDEVDTLIVIPNDRLLSISDRNVSVLDAFRSADQVLLSGVQGITDLITTPGLINLDFADVKSVMQGAGSALMGIGSARGEDRAVKAAELAIASPLLEASIDGAHGVLLSIQGGSDLGLFEINEAARLVQEVAHPEANIIFGAVIDDALGDEARVTVIAAGFDDVKATSPSMDQSQPAAAPQRPAAPANAPAPAQAPSAGSHQASVQPIHAGVGAAGLSNWGQQRPSAVPADSGFDVDLPSVVEPDLTGSHSDDLDVPDFLK from the coding sequence GTGGCAGCTCCGCAGAATTACTTGGCCGTCATCAAAGTCGTCGGCATCGGCGGCGGTGGCGTGAACGCAGTCAACCGCATGATCGAGGTCGGCCTCCGAGGTGTTGAATTCATCGCCATCAACACCGACGCCCAGGCCCTGCTGATGAGCGACGCCGACGTCAAGCTTGACGTGGGACGCGAACTGACCCGTGGCTTGGGGGCGGGTGCGAATCCCGAGGTGGGCAAGCAGGCTGCCGAAGACCACGCGGACGAGATCGAGGAAGTCCTGCGCGGCGCGGACATGGTGTTCGTCACCGCCGGTGAAGGCGGCGGAACCGGCACCGGCGGCGCTCCCGTGGTCGCCCGCATCGCACGTTCCCTTGGCGCCCTGACCATCGGTGTTGTCACGCGCCCGTTCACCTTTGAAGGCCGCCGCCGTGCCGGTTCCGCCGAAGCCGGCATCGACGCGCTACGCGACGAGGTGGACACCCTCATCGTGATCCCCAACGACCGCCTCCTGTCCATCAGCGACCGCAACGTCTCGGTACTGGATGCCTTCCGTTCCGCTGACCAGGTGCTGCTCTCCGGCGTCCAAGGCATTACGGACCTCATCACCACCCCCGGCCTGATCAACCTTGACTTCGCGGACGTCAAGTCGGTTATGCAGGGCGCCGGTTCCGCGCTGATGGGTATCGGCTCCGCCCGTGGCGAAGACCGTGCCGTCAAGGCCGCCGAGCTCGCCATTGCTTCGCCGCTGCTGGAAGCTTCCATTGATGGTGCGCACGGCGTGCTGCTGTCCATCCAGGGTGGTTCAGACCTTGGCCTGTTCGAGATCAACGAAGCTGCGCGTCTGGTCCAGGAGGTGGCGCACCCGGAGGCCAACATCATCTTCGGTGCCGTCATCGACGACGCCCTCGGCGACGAAGCCCGGGTGACCGTCATTGCCGCCGGGTTCGACGACGTCAAGGCCACCTCGCCCTCGATGGACCAGTCCCAGCCCGCAGCGGCCCCGCAGCGCCCGGCGGCGCCCGCCAACGCTCCGGCGCCTGCCCAGGCACCGTCCGCAGGCAGCCACCAGGCCAGCGTCCAGCCCATCCACGCCGGCGTTGGCGCCGCAGGGCTCAGCAACTGGGGCCAGCAGCGGCCGTCTGCGGTCCCGGCCGACTCGGGCTTCGACGTCGACCTCCCCTCCGTAGTGGAGCCGGACCTCACCGGCAGCCACTCGGATGACCTGGATGTCCCCGACTTCCTGAAGTAG
- a CDS encoding YggT family protein — protein sequence MGIVFGLVYLALLLFFVALIIRLVFDWVQMFAREWRPRGAALVVAHTVYSITDPPLNGLRRLIPPLRLGGISLDLGFLVLFIGVSIAMGITRGLA from the coding sequence ATGGGAATTGTTTTCGGGCTTGTCTATCTCGCGCTTTTGTTGTTCTTTGTCGCACTGATAATTCGCCTGGTCTTCGACTGGGTCCAGATGTTTGCCCGGGAATGGCGCCCCCGCGGCGCAGCCCTGGTGGTGGCGCACACCGTGTACTCCATCACGGATCCGCCGCTGAACGGACTGCGGCGGCTGATCCCGCCGCTGCGCCTTGGCGGCATTTCCCTGGATCTGGGCTTCCTGGTCCTGTTCATTGGCGTGAGCATCGCCATGGGGATCACCAGGGGCCTCGCCTGA
- a CDS encoding polyphenol oxidase family protein, which yields MFHWRARIQPGISVAFTDVEAGNLALHVGDDPDEVGRRRADLERAIGVAPQGLRFMNQVHGNAVAVMGQDSRAPEADAMVSRGVPLAVMVADCIPVVLAGESPDGPVLAAVHAGRPGIANGVIPAAVDSMKALGAGGIRAWLGPSICGSCYEVPAGLQAEVAAAVPASRTTTSWGTPGLDLPAGARSQLAEAGVTVEYSGPCTLETPSLFSYRRNSDTGRFAGLVWCHD from the coding sequence TTGTTCCACTGGCGCGCCCGCATCCAGCCTGGCATATCTGTCGCCTTCACTGACGTGGAGGCCGGAAACCTGGCCCTGCACGTGGGTGACGATCCCGACGAGGTAGGCCGGCGCCGCGCGGACCTGGAACGGGCCATTGGCGTCGCGCCGCAGGGCCTGCGGTTCATGAACCAGGTGCACGGCAACGCCGTGGCGGTCATGGGCCAGGACAGCCGGGCTCCCGAGGCCGACGCCATGGTCTCCCGCGGCGTCCCGCTTGCCGTGATGGTGGCGGACTGCATCCCCGTGGTGCTCGCCGGCGAGTCGCCGGACGGGCCTGTTCTGGCGGCCGTGCATGCGGGCCGTCCCGGCATTGCCAACGGGGTTATTCCGGCCGCCGTGGACAGCATGAAGGCCCTCGGCGCCGGCGGCATCCGCGCGTGGCTGGGTCCTTCCATCTGCGGCAGCTGTTACGAGGTACCTGCCGGGCTGCAGGCCGAGGTGGCCGCCGCCGTTCCGGCGTCACGAACCACCACCTCGTGGGGCACCCCCGGGCTGGACCTCCCGGCCGGCGCCCGCAGCCAACTGGCAGAGGCAGGTGTCACCGTGGAATACAGCGGGCCCTGCACCCTGGAAACGCCATCCCTCTTTTCGTACCGGCGCAACAGCGACACCGGGCGCTTCGCCGGCCTGGTGTGGTGCCATGACTGA
- a CDS encoding cell division protein SepF, translating to MAGALRKTMIYLGLADGDEHYESEQQTARKDEDETMEADREERRAPAPVREVSRESSYTPEEEYRAPVTPIKRAASSREEATGLRQITTIHPRSYNDAKLIGESFRDGIPVIMNVTDMGEADAKRLVDFSAGLVFGLRGSIERVTNKVFLLSPSYVEVIGDDKKASETQASFFNQS from the coding sequence ATGGCCGGCGCTCTGCGCAAGACAATGATCTATCTTGGGCTCGCCGACGGCGATGAACACTACGAGTCCGAGCAACAGACCGCACGTAAGGATGAGGACGAAACGATGGAAGCTGACCGCGAGGAGCGCCGTGCCCCTGCACCCGTCCGCGAGGTCAGCCGTGAATCGTCCTACACCCCCGAAGAGGAATACCGCGCTCCAGTGACCCCCATCAAGCGCGCGGCCTCGAGCCGCGAGGAGGCCACCGGTCTCCGCCAGATCACCACTATCCACCCGCGTTCGTACAACGATGCCAAACTCATCGGCGAGAGCTTCCGTGACGGCATCCCCGTCATCATGAACGTTACGGACATGGGTGAGGCCGACGCCAAACGCCTGGTTGATTTCTCTGCCGGCTTGGTTTTTGGCCTCCGCGGCAGCATTGAGCGGGTGACCAACAAGGTTTTCCTGCTCTCGCCGTCATACGTGGAGGTCATCGGCGATGACAAAAAGGCCAGTGAAACCCAAGCCAGCTTCTTCAACCAAAGCTGA
- a CDS encoding RluA family pseudouridine synthase, translated as MLERLVVAEQFAGSRADAGIAGLLGISRSLAATLIAEGHVLSKGKALGKSARLVAGDVLQVSLPERRDPLEVVEEVVEGLKILLDDDDFVVVDKPVGVAAHPSPGWVGPTVVGGLAGAGYRISTSGSPERAGIVHRLDVGTSGAMVVAKSERAYTALKRAFKERTVDKVYHAVVQGLPDPLVGTIDAPIGRHPGHDWRFAVIEDGRPSVTHYEVVEAFGKASLVEVHLETGRTHQIRVHFSALRHPCAGDLTYGADPRLAATLGLTRQWLHARELGFEHPVTGEPVRVVSDYPQDLAFALEVLESGRA; from the coding sequence ATGCTTGAGCGCCTCGTCGTCGCCGAACAGTTTGCCGGGTCCCGTGCCGATGCGGGCATCGCCGGGCTCCTGGGGATATCGCGTTCCCTGGCGGCAACCCTGATTGCCGAGGGCCATGTCCTCAGCAAAGGAAAAGCATTGGGCAAGTCGGCCAGGCTGGTGGCCGGAGATGTCCTCCAGGTGAGCCTGCCGGAACGGCGTGACCCCCTGGAAGTGGTGGAGGAAGTTGTGGAAGGCCTGAAGATCCTGTTGGACGATGACGATTTCGTCGTCGTCGATAAACCCGTGGGTGTGGCCGCGCACCCCTCCCCGGGATGGGTGGGGCCCACTGTTGTGGGCGGCCTCGCCGGGGCCGGCTACCGCATTTCCACCTCAGGTTCCCCCGAGCGCGCCGGCATTGTCCACCGGCTCGACGTCGGCACCTCAGGGGCGATGGTCGTGGCCAAGTCCGAACGCGCTTACACCGCCCTCAAACGCGCTTTCAAGGAGCGCACCGTGGACAAGGTCTACCACGCAGTGGTGCAGGGCCTGCCCGACCCCCTGGTGGGCACCATCGACGCACCCATCGGCCGGCACCCCGGCCATGACTGGCGGTTCGCCGTCATCGAGGACGGCCGGCCGTCCGTCACGCACTATGAAGTGGTGGAAGCCTTCGGCAAGGCAAGCCTGGTGGAAGTACACCTGGAGACTGGACGCACCCATCAGATCAGGGTGCATTTCTCCGCGCTGCGCCACCCCTGCGCCGGCGACCTCACCTATGGGGCCGATCCCCGGCTCGCCGCCACCCTGGGCCTGACCCGCCAGTGGCTGCACGCCCGTGAACTCGGCTTTGAGCACCCGGTCACGGGGGAGCCCGTGCGTGTTGTCAGCGACTACCCGCAGGACCTTGCGTTTGCCCTGGAAGTGCTGGAGTCAGGGCGGGCCTGA
- a CDS encoding YggS family pyridoxal phosphate-dependent enzyme: MTEAAPGGDARSLELAQRLAAVRQRIATAAGAAGREGNLPTLIVVTKFHPAEDIKRLATLGVTDVGENRDQEASAKALELADCGLTWHFVGQLQSKKAKSVLRYAAAVHSVDRPQLVDALAKAAQAERDNTGRAPLDCFIQVSLEDDAGAHRGGVVPEEVLPLAERIATSAGLELAGVMAVAPLGAPPEAAFEKLARVSAGLVAEHPGAMAISAGMSQDLEAAVAFGATHLRIGSDILGSRPAVG; this comes from the coding sequence ATGACTGAGGCCGCCCCCGGCGGTGACGCGCGCTCCCTGGAACTGGCACAACGGCTGGCCGCCGTCCGGCAGCGCATCGCCACGGCGGCAGGCGCGGCAGGCCGCGAAGGAAACCTGCCCACCCTGATAGTGGTGACCAAGTTCCACCCCGCAGAGGACATCAAACGGCTCGCAACGCTGGGTGTCACCGATGTCGGGGAGAACCGCGACCAGGAGGCATCAGCGAAGGCACTCGAGCTGGCGGACTGTGGCCTGACCTGGCACTTTGTGGGCCAGCTGCAAAGCAAAAAGGCCAAATCCGTACTCCGGTACGCCGCCGCCGTGCACTCCGTTGACCGGCCCCAGCTCGTGGACGCGCTGGCCAAAGCCGCGCAGGCCGAGCGAGACAACACTGGGCGGGCGCCGCTGGACTGCTTCATCCAGGTCAGCCTGGAGGACGACGCCGGAGCGCACCGCGGCGGCGTGGTCCCCGAAGAAGTGCTGCCCCTTGCTGAACGGATAGCAACCTCGGCCGGCCTGGAGCTGGCAGGGGTGATGGCAGTGGCCCCACTGGGCGCCCCGCCGGAAGCCGCTTTTGAAAAACTCGCCCGGGTCTCGGCCGGGCTGGTGGCGGAGCATCCTGGCGCCATGGCGATTTCCGCCGGAATGAGCCAGGACCTGGAAGCGGCCGTCGCGTTCGGAGCGACACACCTGCGAATCGGCTCCGATATTCTCGGATCGCGTCCCGCCGTGGGGTAG
- the lspA gene encoding signal peptidase II, with translation MTDELAADAARPVPPSPRPRRAVLLSLFAGFAVFAYVLDQLTKVWVTSSMVEGERIPVLPPVLHWYFIRNSGAAFSIGENVTWVFSIIMAAVAVAILFQVRKLGSLWWALALGLLLGGALGNLTDRLFREPSFGMGHVVDFIQLPNFAIFNIADSAVVSAVAIICILTLRGISMDGTRLTAARKEKPGDA, from the coding sequence ATGACTGACGAACTTGCCGCCGACGCCGCACGCCCTGTCCCGCCCTCGCCGCGCCCCCGCCGCGCCGTGCTGCTGTCCCTCTTTGCCGGGTTCGCAGTCTTCGCCTACGTCCTCGACCAGCTGACCAAGGTCTGGGTCACATCCAGCATGGTGGAAGGGGAGCGGATCCCCGTACTGCCGCCTGTACTGCACTGGTACTTCATCCGGAACTCGGGAGCGGCGTTCTCTATCGGGGAAAACGTCACGTGGGTGTTCTCCATCATCATGGCCGCCGTGGCCGTCGCCATCCTGTTCCAGGTCCGGAAACTCGGCTCGCTCTGGTGGGCCCTGGCGCTGGGCCTGCTGCTGGGCGGTGCGCTGGGCAACCTGACGGACCGGCTCTTTAGGGAACCGTCCTTTGGCATGGGCCACGTGGTGGACTTCATCCAACTGCCCAACTTCGCGATCTTCAACATCGCCGACTCGGCCGTAGTGTCCGCCGTCGCGATCATCTGCATCCTGACGCTGCGGGGCATTTCCATGGACGGAACCCGGCTGACGGCGGCGCGCAAGGAAAAGCCCGGCGATGCTTGA
- a CDS encoding cell division protein FtsQ/DivIB: protein MASSRRPTYTSHGRRPGNPEAWPGQAGPDAGGSQDVISASRSAPEPAPQPARKARKATFAGLTKDGLKKDGPKNGGPAKENPGGTTQGSDSAGKVLAFPEPKGKRQKRNILAVALTLVAIVAGLLAVAVFSPALAVRTISVSGTHLLTPAQVEAALEPLRNRPLPQITDEEVGRLLEPLVQVKSVSAEARPPSGLAVAVRERVPVALVKQGEQYQLVDVDGIQLASTADPASVSLPVIDGGAGTIGKDLFRATAEVLGALPPDVLAKLSNASAQSVDAVELKLVDGQTIIWGNAGEKELKAKVLAALLKVPMDPKNPVKVYDVSVPRHPVTR, encoded by the coding sequence GTGGCTAGTTCCCGCCGCCCCACCTACACGTCCCATGGGCGGCGGCCGGGGAACCCCGAGGCCTGGCCCGGACAGGCGGGCCCAGATGCCGGCGGCAGCCAGGACGTGATCTCGGCCTCGCGGTCCGCGCCGGAGCCCGCCCCGCAGCCGGCCCGAAAAGCCCGCAAAGCCACCTTCGCCGGACTGACAAAGGACGGACTGAAGAAAGATGGGCCAAAGAATGGCGGGCCCGCCAAGGAAAACCCGGGCGGGACCACGCAGGGGTCCGACAGTGCCGGGAAGGTCCTGGCCTTCCCCGAGCCCAAAGGGAAGCGCCAGAAGAGGAACATCCTGGCGGTGGCCCTCACGCTGGTTGCCATCGTGGCCGGGCTCCTTGCCGTTGCGGTCTTTTCCCCTGCCTTGGCCGTACGAACCATCTCGGTGTCCGGAACGCACCTGCTGACACCTGCCCAGGTGGAGGCCGCGCTGGAACCGCTGCGCAACAGACCTCTGCCGCAGATCACCGACGAGGAGGTAGGGCGCCTCCTCGAGCCGCTGGTCCAGGTGAAGTCCGTGTCCGCAGAGGCACGTCCGCCGTCGGGCCTGGCGGTTGCCGTCCGGGAACGCGTGCCGGTGGCGCTGGTCAAACAGGGGGAGCAGTATCAGCTGGTTGACGTGGACGGCATCCAGCTGGCGTCAACAGCCGATCCCGCATCCGTCTCATTGCCAGTCATCGACGGCGGTGCCGGTACCATCGGTAAGGACCTCTTCCGGGCCACGGCCGAGGTGCTGGGCGCCTTGCCGCCGGATGTGCTGGCCAAGCTTTCCAATGCGTCGGCCCAGTCCGTGGATGCGGTGGAACTCAAGCTGGTTGACGGCCAGACCATCATCTGGGGCAACGCCGGCGAGAAGGAACTCAAGGCCAAAGTGCTGGCCGCCCTGCTCAAGGTTCCGATGGATCCGAAGAACCCGGTCAAGGTGTACGACGTAAGTGTGCCCCGGCATCCGGTGACCCGCTGA